The following are encoded in a window of Solidesulfovibrio magneticus RS-1 genomic DNA:
- a CDS encoding PAS domain-containing sensor histidine kinase, with protein sequence MLDYEKSKEELIAELVALRQRLKDVELSFCTIGSVEYKRSKEDADFYLTILDEAPALIWRAAKDAKCDWFNATWLAFTGRQLSQEIGDGWAEGVHPEDFDRCLAIYLEAFHARKFFQMEYRLRRHDGEYRWILDIGCPFKDAKGEFAGYIGYVYDITDRKVNEQFRLEVERIVRHDIKAPLASLHTLAKTVFEDGIDEDIRLLVPGILRAVQHVISLVDSTEKVAMLELGKYRPHSKWFSIKNCIHDAVVCLSPIADMKQIYIETNFDDFVKVNDRCFGEEILVQDMVTNILKNALEASPRGKSVTITCICSDVDLHILVHNHGAIPESIRNNFFDKYITFGKPFGTGLGTYSAKLIAEAHGGQISFSTSEEDGTTVFISLPIPEQDAARLAPR encoded by the coding sequence ATGCTTGATTACGAAAAATCAAAAGAGGAATTGATTGCAGAATTGGTTGCCTTGCGCCAACGTCTTAAAGATGTAGAGTTGTCATTTTGCACTATTGGGAGTGTTGAATACAAGCGATCAAAAGAAGATGCCGACTTTTATTTGACGATTCTTGATGAAGCGCCAGCATTGATTTGGCGGGCCGCGAAAGATGCCAAGTGTGACTGGTTTAATGCGACATGGCTTGCCTTTACCGGGCGTCAACTTTCTCAGGAAATTGGCGACGGTTGGGCGGAAGGGGTGCATCCTGAAGATTTTGATCGGTGTCTGGCGATTTACCTCGAAGCGTTTCATGCCCGGAAATTTTTTCAAATGGAGTATCGTCTTCGTCGGCATGACGGAGAATACCGGTGGATTCTCGACATAGGATGTCCTTTCAAGGACGCAAAGGGTGAATTTGCCGGGTATATTGGGTATGTCTATGATATCACGGACCGGAAAGTGAATGAGCAGTTTCGTTTGGAAGTCGAAAGAATAGTGCGGCACGACATCAAGGCTCCGCTGGCAAGCCTTCACACTCTGGCTAAGACTGTTTTTGAAGATGGGATAGACGAAGATATTCGCCTTCTCGTGCCAGGAATATTGAGAGCTGTGCAGCACGTCATCAGTTTGGTGGATTCTACTGAAAAAGTTGCTATGCTTGAATTAGGAAAATACAGACCGCACTCAAAATGGTTCAGTATTAAAAACTGTATACATGATGCCGTTGTTTGTTTGTCGCCCATAGCAGACATGAAGCAAATATACATAGAAACAAACTTCGATGATTTTGTAAAAGTGAATGACCGTTGCTTTGGAGAAGAAATCCTTGTGCAAGATATGGTCACAAATATTTTAAAAAATGCGCTAGAGGCGTCACCGAGAGGGAAGTCCGTAACAATCACGTGCATATGTTCTGATGTTGATCTGCATATCCTTGTTCATAATCACGGAGCTATTCCTGAAAGTATAAGAAATAATTTTTTTGATAAGTATATTACGTTCGGAAAGCCCTTTGGCACAGGTTTAGGCACGTACAGCGCCAAATTGATAGCGGAAGCGCACGGTGGTCAAATCAGTTTTTCCACGTCCGAGGAAGATGGGACGACCGTATTCATCTCCTTGCCGATCCCCGAACAGGATGCAGCGAGGCTCGCGCCGCGATAA